One Lachancea thermotolerans CBS 6340 chromosome B complete sequence genomic window, GCTCGTTGCAATATTATCTTTTATTCCATATAGAAGATTTGTTAGTGATTTTTTGGGACTGCTTGAAACGTCTTTGATCAGCAGCTCTTTGCAGTTTGGATTCAAGTGGGTGAACGCATTATACTGCTTTTGTATTAATGGTAATTTTTCCAGCCGGCTAATAGCTGACTTGAAGGACATAGCCTGCTATTTGCGCTCTCTTGTTGTTATATTGTCAGAGGTCTTTGAAGCGCATGGAAAAATAGCTAGATCATCATCATTCTCTCACCCTAAAGGGCAAAACAAACGAGGCCGGACTGCTAACATGGCACTTGATATCATTGAAtgggatgaagaagctgcagtCGGAGGTATCCCTAATGACTCCTTCAAAGACGgcaaagaagtttttgagacGAGCGATATTGAGGAAACCGAAAGTGAAACTAGCGTCCCTGCGTTGATGAATGACGATATAAACGCAATTAAGGATGACTACGACAGATCGCGTGAGTTATTCGAAAACCAGGTACTGGAAAACATTGGTAGTGATTTCTCCGGCAGGACAGATAGACTCCAAAGCGCTCATATGGTGAGCGGTTCATGCCTCGAGACAAGAGCACAAAAATTAGCGCGTATTAGACGCGAACTTCAAGAGATTgagctttcagaagagTCTGGCGAAGCAAACAGTACTGAGTTAGTATCACTGAGGCAGCTGTTAGATCAGTTGGATTCGAAAGCCAAATCTGAGTCTCAAAATATCAAGCAATTATTGTGTGAATCAGACAAAGTGCGAGAGCAGGTTGAGCTACCCAAAATAAACTTAGAACTTGGTTTAGCACGTCGCTTAgctgaacttgaaaataaAGTTTCAAAGCTTGAGTCTGTTCTTGGTTTAAGCGGCTACTCTAGCCAGAAGACGATCACGACGACTATGGACGAGTTATACAGGCAAATAAAGCTACTAAGAAACAACGATAAGCTGTTAAACGAATTTCGCTCTAAGCTTGAATCCATCAGTGCCAATTATGAGAAAACTCTCATTGCTAGGAAGGCATCGCGAAATTCTTCGTTACAAAAGCAGATCAGCTCAGATCTAATATC contains:
- the JNM1 gene encoding Jnm1p (weakly similar to uniprot|P36224 Saccharomyces cerevisiae YMR294W JNM1 Component of the yeast dynactin complex consisting of Nip100p Jnm1p and Arp1p required for proper nuclear migration and spindle partitioning during mitotic anaphase B), with translation MALDIIEWDEEAAVGGIPNDSFKDGKEVFETSDIEETESETSVPALMNDDINAIKDDYDRSRELFENQVLENIGSDFSGRTDRLQSAHMVSGSCLETRAQKLARIRRELQEIELSEESGEANSTELVSLRQLLDQLDSKAKSESQNIKQLLCESDKVREQVELPKINLELGLARRLAELENKVSKLESVLGLSGYSSQKTITTTMDELYRQIKLLRNNDKLLNEFRSKLESISANYEKTLIARKASRNSSLQKQISSDLISSETKVSELYESFSILRRYKDVVPHITTRMKTLNSLHMEIGDCVSTVKTVDSSVKWMTDQNEKWQKMLIDMDEKLESVEKKAEANKQEVTKWLTNVESRLQEMS